A single Roseinatronobacter monicus DNA region contains:
- the dnaA gene encoding chromosomal replication initiator protein DnaA → MVADQWTGISEELRYEIGESNHKNWIAPLECLGISDGVVRFRAPSRFVGDWVKRTYHDQIFSRVQTLATDVSRMEFIVGEPAPRAASSASVPASSKMAPSDDLQGAPLDGKYNFDNFVVGKPNELAHAAARRVAEAGPVTFNPLFLYGGVGLGKTHLMHAIAWELHAKRPDLQVLYLSAEQFMYRFVQALRDREIMDFKNLFRSVDVLMVDDVQFIAGKDSTQEEFFHTFNALVDQNKQIVISADRAPGEIKDLEARISSRMQCGLVVDLHPTNYELRLGILHRKAAQFSQSYGSIKIEDGVFEFLAHRITTNVRVLEGALQRLFAFSSLIGQEVTLDMVQDCLSDMLRSSERRVTVEEIQRKVAEHFNIRLSDMLGPKRTRTIARPRQIAMYLSKEMTSRSLPEIGRRFGGRDHTTILHGVRKVVEMRAQDNQLNEDIELLRRLLES, encoded by the coding sequence ATGGTTGCCGATCAATGGACTGGAATTTCTGAAGAGCTGCGCTACGAAATTGGAGAAAGTAACCATAAAAACTGGATCGCCCCGCTAGAATGTCTTGGGATCAGCGATGGTGTTGTGCGGTTTCGGGCACCATCACGATTCGTCGGAGATTGGGTAAAACGTACCTATCACGATCAAATATTTTCACGCGTGCAGACCCTTGCGACCGACGTGTCGCGCATGGAATTCATTGTCGGAGAACCGGCACCGCGCGCCGCTTCATCCGCCTCTGTACCCGCGAGCAGCAAGATGGCCCCGAGCGATGACCTGCAAGGCGCGCCTCTGGACGGGAAATACAATTTCGACAATTTCGTTGTTGGCAAACCCAATGAACTGGCCCATGCCGCCGCGCGCCGCGTGGCCGAAGCGGGGCCTGTCACGTTCAACCCGCTGTTTCTCTATGGTGGCGTGGGCTTGGGCAAGACACACCTGATGCACGCAATCGCATGGGAATTGCACGCAAAACGCCCTGACCTGCAAGTGCTTTACCTGTCCGCCGAGCAATTCATGTACCGCTTCGTGCAGGCGCTGCGCGACCGCGAAATCATGGATTTCAAAAACCTGTTCCGGTCTGTTGATGTGCTGATGGTCGATGATGTGCAATTCATTGCAGGCAAAGACAGCACACAGGAAGAGTTTTTCCATACATTCAACGCATTGGTCGATCAGAACAAACAGATCGTCATTTCCGCAGACCGCGCCCCCGGCGAGATCAAGGATCTTGAGGCGCGCATCTCTTCTCGGATGCAATGCGGCCTTGTGGTGGACCTGCACCCGACGAATTACGAATTGCGCCTTGGTATTCTGCATCGCAAGGCGGCGCAGTTTTCCCAAAGCTATGGCAGCATCAAGATCGAAGATGGTGTGTTTGAATTTCTGGCACACCGCATCACCACCAATGTCCGTGTGCTTGAAGGGGCCTTGCAGCGCCTTTTCGCCTTTTCCAGCCTGATCGGGCAAGAAGTCACCCTCGACATGGTGCAAGATTGCCTGTCCGATATGCTGCGCAGTTCCGAGCGGCGCGTGACGGTTGAGGAAATTCAGCGCAAGGTGGCCGAGCATTTCAACATTCGCCTGTCTGACATGCTTGGCCCCAAACGGACCCGCACCATTGCCCGCCCGCGCCAGATTGCGATGTATCTGTCCAAGGAAATGACATCGCGCTCGTTGCCGGAAATCGGGCGGCGCTTTGGCGGCCGCGATCACACCACGATTCTGCATGGTGTGCGCAAGGTCGTTGAGATGCGCGCGCAGGACAATCAGCTCAATGAAGATATAGAATTGCTGCGCCGCCTGCTTGAAAGCTGA
- the rpsT gene encoding 30S ribosomal protein S20, translating into MANTPQSKKRARQLERRTEVNKARRSRLRTFLRKVEEAIASGDQVKANEALRAAQPELDRGVAKGVLHKNTVARKKSRLSSRIKALAA; encoded by the coding sequence ATGGCAAATACACCACAGTCGAAAAAGCGCGCCCGCCAGCTAGAGCGCCGCACCGAAGTCAACAAGGCGCGCCGCTCGCGCCTGCGCACATTCCTGCGCAAGGTTGAAGAAGCAATCGCATCGGGCGATCAGGTCAAAGCAAACGAAGCCCTGCGCGCAGCCCAGCCAGAGCTGGATCGCGGCGTTGCAAAAGGCGTTCTGCACAAGAACACCGTCGCGCGCAAAAAGTCGCGCCTGTCGTCGCGGATCAAGGCATTGGCCGCTTAA
- a CDS encoding enoyl-CoA hydratase, protein MAYETLIVDIDNHIALIRLNRPDALNALNSTMLSELADALTAADKNDKVRCIVITGSDKAFAAGADIKEMSEKGFVDMFQADFFGPETEALLRVRKPIVAAVAGYALGGGCELAMMCDFIIAADTAKFGQPEINLGVVAGIGGTQRLTRFVGKSKAMDMHLTGRFMDAEEAERSGLVSRVVPAGKLMEETMAAAAKIAEKSQITVKVVKEAVNRSYETTLREGLLYERRVFHMLFNTKDQKEGMSAFLEKRQPQFRDQ, encoded by the coding sequence ATGGCCTATGAAACGCTGATCGTCGATATTGACAACCATATCGCACTGATCCGCCTGAATCGCCCCGACGCGTTGAATGCGCTCAATAGCACCATGTTAAGCGAGTTGGCCGATGCGCTGACTGCGGCCGACAAGAATGACAAGGTGCGCTGCATCGTCATCACCGGCTCGGACAAGGCGTTTGCTGCGGGCGCGGATATCAAGGAAATGTCGGAAAAAGGCTTCGTGGACATGTTCCAGGCCGATTTCTTCGGCCCCGAGACAGAAGCGCTTTTGCGTGTGCGCAAACCCATCGTTGCCGCTGTCGCAGGCTATGCACTGGGGGGGGGCTGCGAATTGGCGATGATGTGTGATTTCATCATCGCCGCCGACACTGCCAAATTCGGTCAGCCAGAGATCAATCTGGGCGTGGTCGCAGGCATTGGCGGCACCCAGCGCCTGACGCGGTTTGTTGGCAAATCCAAGGCGATGGACATGCATCTGACAGGCCGCTTCATGGATGCCGAAGAAGCCGAGCGCTCTGGCCTTGTCAGCCGCGTGGTGCCTGCGGGCAAGCTGATGGAAGAAACCATGGCCGCTGCGGCCAAGATTGCCGAGAAATCGCAGATCACCGTCAAGGTCGTCAAAGAAGCGGTCAATCGCAGCTATGAGACGACATTGCGCGAAGGGCTTTTGTATGAACGCCGCGTGTTCCACATGCTGTTCAACACCAAAGACCAAAAAGAGGGCATGTCTGCGTTTCTGGAAAAGCGTCAGCCACAATTCCGCGACCAGTAA
- the mutM gene encoding bifunctional DNA-formamidopyrimidine glycosylase/DNA-(apurinic or apyrimidinic site) lyase, giving the protein MPELPEVETVRRGLLPAMEGQRIAMAELRRADLRWPFPPDMATRLTGARVLQLRRRSKYILADLDRGESLIIHLGMSGRMVISGLKAVHVPGQFHFDHPAIEKHDHVLFHMENGARITFNDPRRFGAMDICATPTLDLHPLLARIGPEPLSNEFHADYLAARLNGRKTPIKTALLDQRIVAGLGNIYVCEALFRAGISPLRAAGRIGAARIALLTDAIRATLIEAIDAGGSSLRDYRQANGELGYFQHAFRVYGREGAPCVTEGCPQTVRRAVQSGRSSFYCPSCQR; this is encoded by the coding sequence ATGCCTGAACTTCCCGAAGTTGAAACCGTGCGCCGCGGCTTGCTGCCCGCGATGGAAGGCCAGCGCATTGCGATGGCTGAATTGCGCCGTGCCGATTTGCGCTGGCCCTTTCCCCCCGACATGGCCACGCGTCTGACTGGCGCGCGGGTGCTGCAATTGCGCCGCCGGTCCAAATACATTCTGGCTGATCTGGACAGGGGCGAAAGCCTGATCATTCACCTTGGCATGTCGGGGCGCATGGTCATCTCGGGGTTGAAGGCTGTGCATGTGCCCGGACAGTTTCATTTTGACCATCCGGCGATCGAGAAACACGACCACGTTCTGTTTCACATGGAAAACGGCGCGCGCATCACCTTTAACGATCCGCGCCGGTTTGGCGCGATGGACATCTGCGCAACCCCGACGCTGGACCTGCACCCGCTTTTGGCGCGCATTGGCCCCGAACCGCTGAGCAATGAATTTCACGCCGACTATCTGGCGGCGCGCCTGAACGGGCGCAAAACCCCGATCAAGACCGCCCTTCTGGATCAGCGAATCGTGGCAGGTTTGGGCAATATCTATGTCTGCGAAGCGCTGTTTCGCGCAGGAATAAGCCCGCTTCGCGCGGCGGGGCGTATTGGCGCGGCGCGGATCGCGCTGTTGACCGACGCCATCCGCGCCACCTTGATCGAGGCGATTGACGCAGGCGGATCAAGCCTGCGCGACTACCGCCAAGCCAATGGCGAGCTTGGATATTTCCAGCATGCCTTTCGGGTTTATGGGCGTGAAGGCGCGCCTTGCGTGACAGAGGGGTGCCCACAAACAGTGCGCCGTGCCGTGCAATCGGGCCGCTCCAGTTTCTACTGCCCGTCCTGCCAGAGATGA
- the ubiE gene encoding bifunctional demethylmenaquinone methyltransferase/2-methoxy-6-polyprenyl-1,4-benzoquinol methylase UbiE: protein MRSVAGMTQDEKTTHFGYQTVGEDQKSGLVQGVFTRVASKYDIMNDLMSMGVHRIWKDAMMDWLAPRPGQRLLDVAGGTGDVAFRFLRRAGAGAHATVLDLTEDMLIAGQKRAEAENMAHALDWLAGDAMALPFADSRFDVYTISFGIRNVTRIEDALSEAYRVLRPGGRLMVLEFSQLPVDGLQKLYDLYSFNVIPVMGQVVANDRDSYQYLVESIRRFPDQDRFAEMIRVAGFEQVKYRNLSMGIAALHSGWKI, encoded by the coding sequence ATGCGGAGTGTGGCAGGCATGACCCAAGACGAAAAGACGACGCATTTCGGATATCAGACCGTTGGCGAAGATCAGAAATCTGGTCTGGTTCAGGGCGTTTTCACGCGTGTGGCCTCGAAATACGATATTATGAATGACCTGATGTCGATGGGCGTCCATCGGATTTGGAAAGACGCCATGATGGATTGGCTGGCCCCGCGCCCCGGCCAACGCCTGCTGGATGTGGCGGGCGGCACGGGTGACGTGGCGTTCCGCTTTCTCAGACGCGCAGGTGCAGGGGCCCATGCCACAGTGCTGGACCTGACCGAAGACATGCTGATCGCCGGACAAAAACGTGCCGAGGCCGAAAATATGGCCCATGCGCTGGATTGGCTGGCGGGCGATGCGATGGCGCTGCCTTTCGCGGATAGCCGCTTCGACGTTTATACAATCAGCTTTGGCATTCGCAATGTCACCCGGATTGAAGACGCGCTTTCCGAAGCCTACCGCGTGTTGCGGCCCGGCGGGCGGTTGATGGTGCTGGAATTCAGCCAGCTTCCGGTCGATGGTCTGCAAAAGCTGTATGATCTGTATTCCTTCAATGTGATTCCCGTGATGGGGCAAGTCGTGGCCAATGACCGCGACAGCTATCAGTATTTGGTCGAATCCATCCGCCGTTTCCCCGATCAGGACCGCTTCGCCGAGATGATCCGCGTGGCCGGCTTCGAGCAGGTGAAATACCGCAATCTGTCGATGGGCATTGCGGCGCTGCATTCTGGCTGGAAGATCTGA
- the ubiB gene encoding 2-polyprenylphenol 6-hydroxylase, whose amino-acid sequence MRGPFNLWRLIRTGATFERTGAMHVVLEAMSAPPRLRIAARILGWPFKLLGLKGDPALPPLTRALTALGPAYIKFGQTLATRPDVVGQELADQLRYLQDKLPPFPRAQAIEMIEQELEAPVDQLFSHVSEPVAAASIAQVHSAILTETGARVAVKVLRPHVERAFRTDVDAFYFAAGVIEWLLPSTRRLRPLDVIRHFESVVEGELDLRLEAASAAEFASNTEQDAGFSVPRPIWNLSSRRVMTLGWAEGMAMGDNAALDAVGIDRNELGVRVLTLFLRHALRDGFFHGDMHQGNLKVTTSGEIIALDFGIMGRIDPFTRRAYAEILFGFIRKDYRRVAEVHFEAGYVPPDRDIDEFARALRSVGEPIFGMDARHISMARLLAYLFEVTERFGMETRTELILLQRTMVVVEGVARSLNPEINMWHVAKPVVEEYIRESIGPKALAGDLVATARILTRFGPHLPRIVEEALIAQAHPPKRDVAQNRAGPVVWSLVGAGILGLGVVIGALI is encoded by the coding sequence ATGCGGGGACCGTTCAATCTGTGGCGGCTGATCCGCACGGGCGCAACCTTCGAGCGGACAGGTGCCATGCATGTGGTGCTTGAAGCGATGAGCGCGCCGCCGCGTCTGCGGATTGCGGCCCGCATTCTGGGCTGGCCGTTCAAGCTGCTGGGCCTGAAGGGTGACCCTGCTCTGCCGCCCCTGACACGCGCATTGACTGCACTTGGCCCCGCCTACATCAAATTCGGGCAGACATTGGCAACCCGCCCCGATGTGGTCGGTCAGGAACTGGCTGACCAGTTGCGCTACTTACAGGACAAATTGCCCCCATTCCCGCGCGCACAAGCCATCGAGATGATCGAGCAGGAACTGGAAGCGCCAGTGGATCAACTGTTCTCGCATGTCTCGGAACCTGTGGCGGCGGCGTCCATTGCGCAGGTCCATTCGGCGATTCTGACCGAAACCGGTGCCCGTGTGGCGGTCAAGGTTCTGCGCCCCCATGTGGAACGCGCATTTCGCACCGATGTTGATGCGTTCTATTTCGCGGCGGGTGTGATCGAATGGCTTTTGCCCTCGACCCGCCGGTTGCGCCCGCTGGATGTGATCCGGCATTTTGAAAGCGTGGTCGAGGGCGAGCTTGACTTGCGACTGGAAGCGGCTTCGGCAGCTGAATTTGCGTCCAACACGGAACAGGATGCAGGCTTCAGCGTGCCGCGCCCGATCTGGAACCTGTCGTCGCGTCGGGTCATGACCCTTGGCTGGGCCGAAGGCATGGCGATGGGCGACAATGCGGCACTGGATGCTGTCGGCATTGATCGCAACGAGTTGGGCGTCCGTGTTCTGACACTGTTCCTGCGCCATGCGTTGCGCGACGGGTTCTTTCATGGTGACATGCATCAGGGCAACCTGAAGGTCACAACCTCGGGCGAGATTATTGCGCTTGATTTCGGGATCATGGGCCGGATTGATCCGTTCACCCGCCGCGCCTATGCCGAGATTCTGTTCGGCTTTATCCGCAAGGATTATCGGCGCGTAGCCGAAGTGCATTTCGAAGCAGGCTATGTGCCGCCCGACCGCGATATTGACGAATTCGCCCGCGCCCTGCGCTCTGTCGGAGAACCGATTTTCGGCATGGATGCGCGCCATATCTCGATGGCGCGTCTGCTGGCCTATCTGTTTGAAGTAACAGAACGTTTTGGTATGGAAACGCGGACCGAACTGATCTTGCTGCAACGCACGATGGTGGTGGTCGAAGGGGTCGCGCGCTCGTTGAACCCCGAGATCAACATGTGGCACGTGGCCAAGCCGGTGGTCGAGGAATACATCCGCGAAAGCATTGGCCCCAAGGCGCTGGCAGGTGATCTTGTGGCGACCGCCCGCATCCTGACCCGCTTTGGCCCGCATCTGCCGCGCATCGTTGAAGAAGCCCTGATTGCACAGGCACACCCCCCGAAGCGGGACGTCGCGCAGAACCGCGCTGGCCCTGTCGTCTGGTCACTGGTTGGGGCCGGGATTTTGGGCTTGGGCGTGGTGATTGGCGCACTGATCTAG
- a CDS encoding thiamine diphosphokinase — MSVDSICGVTLVGGGVFTHADLNLALGLAPMLVAADGGANALMAQAHMPQHVIGDMDSLDPALMSRLRDQIIHIPEQDSTDFDKSLHALNAPFVIALGFDGARLDHTLAAMSSLVRHGRARVVMLAAQDICFLAPPHLTLALPIGARVSLFPMAEVTGRSSGLEWPIEGLRFAPDAQIGTSNRAAADRITLEFDQPGMLVLLERAHLRPILTALQDGPDWLSP, encoded by the coding sequence ATGTCTGTCGACTCAATCTGTGGGGTGACGCTTGTCGGTGGTGGTGTTTTCACACACGCTGACCTGAATCTGGCACTTGGTCTGGCCCCGATGCTGGTTGCCGCCGATGGCGGGGCGAATGCGCTGATGGCGCAGGCACATATGCCGCAACATGTGATCGGGGATATGGATTCGCTGGACCCAGCGCTGATGTCGCGGCTGCGCGACCAGATCATTCATATCCCAGAGCAAGACAGCACGGATTTCGACAAATCCCTGCACGCCCTGAACGCACCCTTCGTGATTGCGCTGGGGTTTGACGGGGCGCGGCTGGATCATACGCTTGCAGCGATGTCTTCACTGGTGCGGCACGGGCGCGCACGCGTGGTCATGCTGGCCGCGCAAGATATCTGCTTTCTGGCACCGCCCCATTTGACGCTTGCGCTGCCGATAGGGGCGCGAGTGTCACTGTTTCCGATGGCAGAAGTCACAGGCCGGTCAAGCGGTCTGGAATGGCCGATTGAGGGTTTGCGCTTCGCACCTGACGCGCAGATCGGCACCTCGAATCGCGCCGCAGCCGACCGGATCACGCTGGAATTCGACCAGCCCGGAATGCTCGTATTGCTGGAGCGTGCACATTTGCGGCCAATATTGACGGCCTTGCAGGACGGCCCAGACTGGTTGTCCCCCTAG